One Nocardioides aromaticivorans genomic window carries:
- a CDS encoding CaiB/BaiF CoA transferase family protein, which produces MTFALGQGTGPLKGLKVVEIAGIGPSPHACMILADLGADVIRVERPGGQMLTGGSHDLLNRGRPSVALNLKDPEAVATVLDLVEQADVLVEGMRPGVAERLGFGPEACLERNPRLVYGRMTGWGQDGPWSQAAGHDMNYIAITGTLHGLGQVKEKPQFPTNLVGDFGGGSTYLVIGILAAIFEAQASGKGQVVDAAIVDGTANLNAMTSAFLAGGGFKEERAANLLDGGAPYYDIYETADGEHMSVGALEPQFYDLFVKLLGIEGTAPDRWDLAKTDELRELIATTFKTKTRDEWCAIFDGTDACVAPILRISEAKDHPHIKAREVFVEHEGIVQPQPAPRFSRTQATLSHPPAPGAGAHTREALEAWGVKDVDGLLERGAAVQITQ; this is translated from the coding sequence TGGGACAGGGAACCGGTCCGCTCAAGGGCCTCAAGGTCGTCGAGATCGCCGGCATCGGGCCGAGCCCGCACGCCTGCATGATCCTCGCCGACCTGGGCGCCGACGTGATCCGGGTGGAGCGTCCCGGCGGCCAGATGCTGACCGGTGGCTCGCACGACCTGCTCAACCGCGGTCGCCCGAGCGTCGCGCTCAACCTCAAGGACCCCGAGGCGGTCGCCACCGTCCTCGACCTGGTCGAGCAGGCCGACGTGCTGGTCGAGGGCATGCGCCCCGGCGTCGCCGAGCGGCTCGGCTTCGGCCCGGAGGCCTGCCTCGAGCGCAACCCGCGCCTGGTCTACGGCCGGATGACCGGCTGGGGCCAGGACGGCCCGTGGTCGCAGGCGGCCGGGCACGACATGAACTACATCGCCATCACCGGCACGCTCCACGGCCTGGGCCAGGTCAAGGAGAAGCCGCAGTTCCCGACCAACCTCGTGGGCGACTTCGGTGGCGGGTCGACGTACCTCGTCATCGGGATCCTCGCCGCGATCTTCGAGGCGCAGGCGTCCGGCAAGGGCCAGGTCGTCGACGCGGCGATCGTCGACGGCACCGCCAACCTCAACGCGATGACCTCCGCCTTCCTCGCCGGGGGCGGGTTCAAGGAGGAGCGGGCGGCCAACCTGCTCGACGGCGGCGCGCCGTACTACGACATCTACGAGACCGCCGACGGCGAGCACATGTCGGTGGGCGCGCTGGAGCCGCAGTTCTACGACCTCTTCGTGAAGCTGCTCGGCATCGAGGGCACCGCCCCCGACCGCTGGGACCTCGCCAAGACCGACGAGCTGCGCGAGCTGATCGCCACCACCTTCAAGACGAAGACCCGCGACGAGTGGTGCGCGATCTTCGACGGCACCGACGCCTGCGTGGCGCCGATCCTCCGGATCAGCGAGGCCAAGGACCACCCGCACATCAAGGCCCGCGAGGTCTTCGTCGAGCACGAGGGCATCGTGCAGCCGCAGCCCGCGCCGCGCTTCTCCCGCACGCAGGCGACGCTGTCGCACCCGCCCGCCCCCGGCGCCGGCGCGCACACCCGCGAGGCCCTCGAGGCCTGGGGTGTCAAGGACGTCGACGGGCTGCTCGAGCGCGGCGCCGCGGTGCAGATCACGCAGTGA
- a CDS encoding DEAD/DEAH box helicase, translated as MPTTGITTFADLGVPTALLDVLTADGITVPTPIQAATLPDSLKGRDVLGRGRTGSGKTYAFGLPLVARLDADRRRPAPKRPRALVLAPTRELASQIAATITPLAKAVGLSTTTVFGGVGQGPQVTALRNGVDILIACPGRLEDLIGQGHCSLADVRVTVLDEADHMADLGFLPAVRRLLDQTPKDGQRMLFSATLDGAINVLVKRFLDKPAVHEADSAQSPVAKMDHHVLHVEREQRLPVLLDLVSAPGRTVVFTRTKHGAKALARQLNKNGVPAVDLHGNLSQGARTRNMEAFHSGTATTLVATDIAARGIHVDDVSLVVHADPPAEHKAYLHRSGRTARAGAAGTVVTLMTSDQRRDVSDLTRAAGIKPTTTRISGSHHPVLLELAPGERSRPGGIDLSPAPAQGGGNGGGGGRRRSGGGAKKPAAKKSGGQGGQRSGGQGGQRSGGQARSGQGAAKPAGQRSGGGRGRSRGRGAGAGSGGSHSAASFSSGRR; from the coding sequence GTGCCCACGACTGGTATCACCACGTTCGCCGACCTCGGCGTTCCCACTGCCCTGCTCGACGTCCTGACCGCGGACGGCATCACCGTGCCGACGCCGATCCAGGCCGCGACCCTGCCGGACTCCCTGAAGGGCCGCGACGTCCTCGGCCGCGGCCGAACGGGCTCCGGCAAGACCTACGCCTTCGGCCTGCCGCTGGTCGCGCGTCTCGACGCCGACCGCCGTCGCCCGGCCCCCAAGCGGCCGCGTGCGCTGGTGCTCGCCCCGACCCGTGAGCTCGCCTCGCAGATCGCCGCGACCATCACCCCGCTGGCCAAGGCCGTCGGCCTGAGCACCACCACCGTCTTCGGCGGCGTCGGCCAGGGCCCGCAGGTCACCGCGCTGCGCAACGGCGTCGACATCCTCATCGCCTGCCCCGGCCGGCTCGAGGACCTCATCGGCCAGGGTCACTGCAGCCTCGCCGACGTCCGCGTCACGGTCCTCGACGAGGCCGACCACATGGCCGACCTCGGCTTCCTGCCCGCCGTACGACGCCTGCTGGACCAGACGCCGAAGGACGGCCAGCGGATGCTCTTCTCCGCGACGCTCGACGGCGCGATCAACGTGCTGGTCAAGCGCTTCCTCGACAAGCCCGCGGTCCACGAGGCCGACTCGGCGCAGTCGCCGGTCGCCAAGATGGACCACCACGTCCTGCACGTCGAGCGCGAGCAGCGCCTGCCCGTGCTGCTCGACCTGGTCAGCGCGCCCGGTCGCACCGTCGTCTTCACCCGCACCAAGCACGGCGCGAAGGCGCTGGCCCGCCAGCTCAACAAGAACGGCGTGCCCGCGGTCGACCTGCACGGCAACCTCAGCCAGGGCGCCCGGACCCGCAACATGGAGGCCTTCCACAGCGGTACGGCGACCACCCTCGTCGCGACCGACATCGCCGCCCGCGGCATCCACGTCGACGACGTCTCGCTCGTCGTCCACGCCGACCCGCCGGCCGAGCACAAGGCCTACCTGCACCGCTCCGGTCGTACGGCCCGCGCCGGTGCCGCCGGCACGGTCGTCACTCTGATGACCAGCGACCAGCGTCGCGACGTCAGCGACCTGACCCGTGCGGCGGGCATCAAGCCGACCACCACGCGGATCTCCGGCTCGCACCACCCGGTGCTGCTCGAGCTCGCCCCCGGCGAGCGCAGCCGCCCCGGCGGCATCGACCTGTCCCCGGCCCCCGCCCAGGGCGGCGGCAACGGTGGCGGCGGCGGTCGTCGTCGCAGCGGTGGCGGCGCGAAGAAGCCGGCCGCGAAGAAGTCCGGCGGCCAGGGCGGCCAGCGCTCCGGCGGTCAGGGCGGCCAGCGCTCCGGCGGCCAGGCCCGCTCCGGCCAGGGTGCCGCGAAGCCGGCCGGCCAGCGCTCGGGCGGCGGCCGCGGCCGCTCCCGCGGGCGCGGGGCCGGCGCGGGCTCCGGCGGCAGCCACAGCGCCGCGAGCTTCAGCTCCGGCCGCCGCTGA
- a CDS encoding MerR family transcriptional regulator — protein MVKSEGPAGGVTHTAPGGSPEPVLLTLEELTERTGLTVRTVRFYTSRGLVPPPIRRGRSGYYSAEHIARIELVLELQSHGFTLSAIERYVAGIPDDATPEEIALARTMLAPWQSDLPVEMDLAQLERKAGRELSADDLATLQALGVLRVRGSSYLVASNQLAIGVRLLELGFPREVAVAAAAVYQEHGEQMAKELYEVINEQLAPLYDDAATSEHFREIMERLKPLSVGGLVTAYESAVARAARNPRGPR, from the coding sequence ATGGTCAAGAGCGAGGGTCCAGCAGGTGGTGTGACGCACACCGCACCGGGCGGCAGCCCGGAGCCGGTGCTGCTCACCCTCGAGGAGCTCACCGAGCGCACCGGACTGACCGTCCGGACCGTGCGCTTCTACACCTCGCGCGGCCTCGTCCCGCCGCCGATCCGGCGCGGCCGCTCGGGCTACTACTCCGCCGAGCACATCGCCCGGATCGAGCTCGTCCTCGAGCTGCAGAGCCACGGCTTCACGCTCTCGGCCATCGAGCGCTATGTCGCCGGCATCCCCGACGACGCCACGCCCGAGGAGATCGCGCTGGCGCGCACCATGCTCGCGCCGTGGCAGTCCGACCTGCCCGTCGAGATGGACCTCGCCCAGCTGGAGAGGAAGGCCGGGCGCGAACTCTCGGCCGACGACCTCGCCACGCTGCAGGCGCTCGGCGTGCTGCGGGTCCGCGGGTCGTCGTACCTCGTCGCGAGCAACCAGCTGGCCATCGGCGTGCGCCTGCTCGAGCTCGGCTTCCCCCGCGAGGTCGCCGTCGCGGCGGCCGCGGTCTACCAGGAGCACGGCGAGCAGATGGCCAAGGAGCTCTACGAGGTCATCAACGAGCAGCTCGCCCCGTTGTACGACGACGCGGCCACCTCGGAGCACTTCCGCGAGATCATGGAGCGGCTCAAGCCGCTGTCCGTCGGCGGCCTCGTGACCGCCTACGAGTCGGCCGTCGCGCGGGCGGCACGGAACCCGCGCGGCCCACGCTGA
- a CDS encoding acetyl-CoA C-acetyltransferase yields the protein MAEAFVYDHLRTPRGRGKANGTLHEVKPVDLVVGLIDALQERNPGLDTNRIDDVVLGVVSPIADQGGDIAKTAAIAAGLPDTVAGVQLNRFCASGLEAVNQAASRVRGGFEDLIIAGGVESMSRVPMGSDGGAWASDPATAFKAGFVPQGIGADLIATIEGWSREDVDAYAAQSHHRAAKAWANGYYDRPVVPVKDVNGLVVLDRDETVRPDTSVEGLAGLKPSFAQLGADAGFDDVALEKYHWLEKINHVHHAGNSSGIVDGSALTLIGNEQVGQDLGLTPRAKIIATAVSGADPIIMLTGPAPAARKALAKAGLEVGDIDLFEINEAFAAVAMRFMRDMGIDDSITNVNGGAIAMGHPLGATGAIILGTLIDELERRDLRRGLATLCVGGGMGIATIVELV from the coding sequence ATGGCAGAAGCATTCGTGTACGACCACCTCCGCACGCCGCGCGGCCGGGGCAAGGCCAACGGCACGCTCCACGAGGTGAAGCCGGTCGACCTCGTCGTCGGGCTGATCGACGCGCTGCAGGAGCGCAACCCCGGTCTCGACACCAACCGCATCGACGACGTCGTGCTGGGTGTCGTGTCGCCGATCGCCGACCAGGGTGGCGACATCGCCAAGACCGCCGCGATCGCCGCCGGTCTCCCCGACACCGTCGCCGGTGTCCAGCTCAACCGCTTCTGCGCGTCGGGCCTCGAGGCGGTCAACCAGGCCGCCAGCCGCGTCCGTGGCGGCTTCGAGGACCTGATCATCGCCGGTGGCGTCGAGTCGATGAGCCGCGTGCCCATGGGCTCCGACGGTGGCGCCTGGGCGTCCGACCCGGCCACCGCGTTCAAGGCGGGCTTCGTGCCGCAGGGCATCGGCGCCGACCTGATCGCGACCATCGAGGGCTGGAGCCGCGAGGACGTCGACGCGTACGCCGCCCAGTCGCACCACCGTGCCGCCAAGGCGTGGGCCAACGGCTACTACGACCGCCCGGTCGTCCCGGTCAAGGACGTCAACGGCCTGGTCGTGCTCGACCGTGACGAGACCGTCCGCCCCGACACCTCGGTCGAGGGCCTCGCCGGCCTGAAGCCGTCGTTCGCCCAGCTCGGCGCCGACGCCGGCTTCGACGACGTCGCGCTCGAGAAGTACCACTGGCTCGAGAAGATCAACCACGTGCACCACGCCGGCAACAGCTCCGGCATCGTGGACGGTTCCGCGCTGACCCTGATCGGCAACGAGCAGGTCGGCCAGGACCTCGGCCTGACCCCGCGGGCCAAGATCATCGCGACCGCGGTGTCCGGTGCCGACCCGATCATCATGCTCACCGGTCCCGCCCCGGCGGCCCGCAAGGCGCTGGCCAAGGCCGGCCTCGAGGTCGGCGACATCGACCTGTTCGAGATCAACGAGGCGTTCGCCGCCGTCGCGATGCGGTTCATGCGCGACATGGGCATCGACGACTCGATCACCAACGTCAACGGCGGCGCGATCGCGATGGGCCACCCGCTGGGTGCCACCGGCGCGATCATCCTCGGCACGCTGATCGACGAGCTCGAGCGACGCGACCTGCGCCGCGGCCTCGCCACGCTCTGCGTCGGCGGCGGCATGGGCATCGCGACCATCGTCGAGCTCGTCTGA
- a CDS encoding 3-hydroxyacyl-CoA dehydrogenase NAD-binding domain-containing protein, with protein sequence MSTDTQTAVRYDRDADGIVTLTLDDPNQSANTMNELYRESMAAAVERLYAEQDDITGVVITSAKKTFFAGGDLKLMVQTTKENAGDVFAQCESIKQALRRLELFPKPVVAAINGAALGGGYEITLATQHRILVNDPKIKVGLPEATLGLLPGGGGVTRAVRKWGLQTALMDVLLQGTQFNPETALKKGVVDELVATQEELVPAAKAWIKANPEAALSPWDAPGYKMPGGSPKSPALAGFLPAFPALLRKQLKGADYPAPRAILSAAVEGALVDFDTASRIESRYLANLVVNQGSKNMIQAFFFDLQAINSGSLRPQGIEPYKAKKAVVLGAGMMGAGIAYVLAKAGAEVVLKDISDEAAAKGKAYSEGLLDKAISRGKSTEEKKAELLGRITPTADPAAAAGADIVIEAVFEDPALKAKVFAEILPHLAPDALLCSNTSTLPITDLAAGLENPEDAKRFIGLHFFSPVDKMPLVEIIAGKETSDEALAKAYDVVLQIRKTPIVVNDSRGFYTSRVIGFMVNEGMAMLAEGVAPYSIERATTSAGYPAPVLQLSDELNLELMAKIAKATADANPDLPVHPGQAVVGKMLEAGRAGRLRGAGFYDYEDGKRGSIWAGLSELFPLAEEQPPIQDIRDRMLFAEALETAKTFEEGVITSAAAANIGSIMGIGFPPNTGGAAQFMTGYENKATGEIGLNAFIARAEELAEKYGDRFQPTQWLRDLAASGKGFPA encoded by the coding sequence ATGAGCACTGACACGCAGACCGCGGTGCGCTACGACCGCGACGCCGACGGCATCGTCACCCTCACGCTCGACGACCCCAACCAGAGCGCGAACACCATGAACGAGCTCTACCGCGAGTCCATGGCGGCCGCGGTCGAGCGCCTGTACGCCGAGCAGGACGACATCACCGGTGTCGTCATCACGTCCGCCAAGAAGACCTTCTTCGCCGGCGGCGACCTCAAGCTGATGGTCCAGACCACCAAGGAGAACGCGGGCGACGTGTTCGCCCAGTGCGAGAGCATCAAGCAGGCCCTGCGCCGGCTCGAGCTGTTCCCGAAGCCGGTCGTGGCGGCCATCAACGGCGCCGCGCTCGGTGGTGGCTACGAGATCACCCTCGCCACCCAGCACCGGATCCTGGTCAACGACCCGAAGATCAAGGTCGGCCTGCCCGAGGCGACCCTCGGCCTGCTCCCCGGCGGCGGCGGCGTCACCCGCGCCGTACGCAAGTGGGGCCTGCAGACCGCGCTGATGGACGTCCTGCTGCAGGGCACCCAGTTCAACCCGGAGACCGCGCTCAAGAAGGGTGTCGTCGACGAGCTCGTCGCCACCCAGGAGGAGCTGGTCCCCGCCGCGAAGGCGTGGATCAAGGCCAACCCCGAGGCCGCCCTGTCGCCGTGGGACGCCCCCGGCTACAAGATGCCCGGCGGCTCGCCGAAGAGCCCCGCGCTCGCCGGCTTCCTCCCGGCCTTCCCGGCCCTGCTGCGCAAGCAGCTCAAGGGTGCCGACTACCCCGCGCCGCGCGCGATCCTCTCGGCCGCGGTCGAGGGCGCGCTCGTCGACTTCGACACCGCCTCGCGGATCGAGTCGCGCTATCTCGCCAACCTGGTCGTCAACCAGGGCTCGAAGAACATGATCCAGGCGTTCTTCTTCGACCTGCAGGCGATCAACTCGGGCTCGCTGCGCCCGCAGGGCATCGAGCCCTACAAGGCGAAGAAGGCCGTCGTCCTGGGCGCCGGCATGATGGGTGCGGGCATCGCCTACGTGCTGGCGAAGGCCGGCGCCGAGGTCGTCCTGAAGGACATCTCCGACGAGGCCGCCGCCAAGGGCAAGGCCTACTCCGAGGGCCTGCTCGACAAGGCGATCAGCCGCGGCAAGTCGACCGAGGAGAAGAAGGCCGAGCTGCTCGGCCGGATCACCCCGACCGCCGACCCGGCCGCCGCTGCCGGCGCCGACATCGTGATCGAGGCGGTCTTCGAGGACCCGGCCCTCAAGGCCAAGGTCTTCGCCGAGATCCTGCCGCACCTCGCGCCCGACGCCCTGCTGTGCTCGAACACCTCGACGCTGCCGATCACCGACCTGGCTGCCGGCCTGGAGAACCCCGAGGACGCCAAGCGCTTCATCGGCCTCCACTTCTTCAGCCCGGTCGACAAGATGCCGCTCGTCGAGATCATCGCCGGCAAGGAGACCTCCGACGAGGCCCTCGCCAAGGCGTACGACGTCGTCCTGCAGATCCGCAAGACGCCGATCGTCGTCAACGACAGCCGTGGCTTCTACACCTCGCGCGTCATCGGCTTCATGGTCAACGAGGGCATGGCGATGCTCGCGGAGGGCGTAGCGCCGTACTCCATCGAGCGGGCCACCACCTCGGCCGGCTACCCGGCCCCGGTGCTGCAGCTCTCCGACGAGCTCAACCTCGAGCTGATGGCCAAGATCGCCAAGGCGACCGCCGACGCCAACCCCGACCTGCCGGTGCACCCGGGCCAGGCCGTGGTCGGCAAGATGCTGGAGGCCGGTCGTGCCGGCCGCCTGCGTGGCGCGGGCTTCTACGACTACGAGGACGGCAAGCGTGGCTCGATCTGGGCCGGCCTGTCGGAGCTGTTCCCGCTCGCCGAGGAGCAGCCGCCGATCCAGGACATCCGTGACCGGATGCTCTTCGCCGAGGCGCTCGAGACCGCGAAGACCTTCGAGGAGGGCGTCATCACCTCGGCGGCCGCCGCGAACATCGGCTCCATCATGGGCATCGGCTTCCCGCCGAACACCGGTGGTGCCGCGCAGTTCATGACCGGCTACGAGAACAAGGCGACCGGCGAGATCGGCCTCAACGCCTTCATCGCCCGCGCCGAGGAGCTCGCCGAGAAGTACGGCGACCGCTTCCAGCCCACGCAGTGGCTGCGCGACCTCGCCGCGTCCGGCAAGGGCTTCCCCGCCTGA
- a CDS encoding aminotransferase-like domain-containing protein — translation MTAGPDLSTLEDRSPAGIAGAFSRAIRAGDLSPGDRLPTVREVAAELGVSPATVSAAWQALRRTGGVVSRGRAGTFVKDSPTPWLSPRQRGLVGAGPDGLRLDLSRGTPDPQLLPSLGPALHRVSQRAGTLTYQDQPVLPELRTVLEASWPYAAEALTVVDGATDGVARTLEQVVGYGDRVVLESPGFPPFFDLVEALGGEVVPVELDDRGIRPESLRRGLATRPCAVVLQPRAQNPTGVATDPERAERLVRVLRRSSHELPWIVEDDHSAGISTSADVTLATWLPERVVHVRSYSKSHGPDLRIAAVSGPSEMVDRIVARRMLGPAWTSRMVQTILLDLLTSAQALDEVGEARRQYFARQRTLVSALSELGVDLPAPDGINLWLPVRDERAALVHLSASGIRVAGGTPFLAGGADAGGPGSPSYVRVTSGLVSPDDAPEVAAALAAAAREV, via the coding sequence GTGACCGCGGGGCCTGATCTGTCGACGCTGGAGGACCGCTCCCCCGCGGGCATCGCGGGCGCCTTCAGCCGCGCCATCCGGGCCGGTGACCTCTCCCCCGGCGACCGGCTCCCGACCGTGCGCGAGGTCGCCGCCGAGCTGGGCGTGTCACCGGCCACCGTGTCCGCGGCCTGGCAGGCGCTGCGTCGTACCGGTGGGGTGGTGTCGCGCGGACGCGCCGGCACCTTCGTCAAGGACAGCCCGACGCCGTGGCTCTCCCCGCGCCAGCGCGGCCTCGTCGGCGCCGGCCCCGACGGGCTGCGCCTCGACCTCTCCCGCGGCACCCCCGACCCGCAGCTGCTGCCCTCGCTCGGCCCGGCCCTGCACCGCGTCTCCCAGCGCGCCGGGACGCTGACCTACCAGGACCAGCCCGTGCTCCCCGAGCTGCGCACCGTCCTCGAGGCCTCCTGGCCCTACGCCGCCGAGGCGCTCACCGTCGTCGACGGTGCCACCGACGGGGTGGCCCGCACGCTCGAGCAGGTCGTCGGGTACGGCGACCGGGTGGTCCTCGAGTCGCCCGGCTTCCCGCCGTTCTTCGACCTCGTCGAGGCGCTCGGCGGCGAGGTGGTGCCGGTCGAGCTCGACGACCGCGGCATCCGCCCCGAGTCGTTGCGGCGCGGGCTCGCCACCCGCCCCTGCGCGGTCGTGCTCCAGCCCCGCGCCCAGAACCCGACCGGTGTCGCGACCGACCCGGAGCGCGCCGAACGGCTGGTCCGGGTGCTGCGGCGCTCGTCCCACGAGCTGCCGTGGATCGTCGAGGACGACCACTCCGCCGGCATCAGCACCTCCGCCGACGTGACCCTCGCGACCTGGCTGCCGGAGCGGGTCGTCCACGTGCGCTCGTACTCGAAGTCGCACGGCCCGGACCTCCGGATCGCCGCGGTCTCGGGACCCTCGGAGATGGTCGACCGGATCGTCGCGCGCCGCATGCTGGGCCCAGCCTGGACCTCCCGGATGGTGCAGACGATCCTGCTCGACCTGCTCACCTCGGCCCAGGCCCTCGACGAGGTCGGTGAGGCGCGGCGCCAGTACTTCGCCCGCCAGCGCACCCTGGTCTCCGCCCTGTCCGAGCTCGGCGTGGACCTGCCGGCGCCCGACGGGATCAACCTCTGGCTGCCGGTCCGCGACGAGCGGGCGGCCCTCGTGCACCTGTCCGCCTCCGGCATCCGGGTCGCCGGGGGCACGCCCTTCCTGGCGGGCGGAGCCGATGCCGGCGGGCCCGGCAGCCCGTCGTACGTCCGGGTGACGTCGGGCCTGGTCTCCCCCGACGACGCCCCCGAGGTCGCCGCCGCCCTCGCCGCCGCGGCCCGCGAAGTGTGA
- a CDS encoding nitrilase-related carbon-nitrogen hydrolase gives MTIVRAAISQTTWTGDKASMLDRHEQFARDAAADNAQVMCFQELFYGPYFGITQDQKYYRYAEPADGPIVQRFAALAKELGMVLVLPIYEEEQTGVYYNTTVVVDADGTILGKYRKNHIPHVEKFWEKFYFRPGNLGYPVFETAVGKVGTYICYDRHFPEGWRELGLGGAHMVFNPNATKPGLSNRLWEVEGPCAAVANGYFVLQPNRVGLEDNEYGDEAVNFYGTSQVIDPRGNFVGDLGSSEKEELLVRDLDLDMVQQMRDDWQFYRDRRPDSYGRIAQP, from the coding sequence TTGACCATTGTTCGAGCAGCCATCAGCCAGACCACCTGGACCGGCGACAAGGCCTCGATGCTGGACCGTCACGAGCAGTTCGCCCGCGACGCGGCCGCCGACAACGCCCAGGTGATGTGCTTCCAGGAGCTCTTCTACGGCCCCTACTTCGGCATCACCCAGGACCAGAAGTACTACCGCTACGCCGAGCCGGCCGACGGCCCGATCGTGCAGCGCTTCGCCGCGCTCGCCAAGGAGCTCGGCATGGTGTTGGTGCTCCCGATCTACGAGGAGGAGCAGACCGGCGTCTACTACAACACCACCGTCGTGGTGGACGCCGACGGCACGATCCTCGGCAAGTACCGCAAGAACCACATCCCGCACGTGGAGAAGTTCTGGGAGAAGTTCTACTTCCGGCCCGGCAACCTGGGCTATCCCGTCTTCGAGACCGCGGTCGGCAAGGTCGGCACCTACATCTGCTACGACCGCCACTTCCCCGAGGGGTGGCGTGAGCTCGGCCTCGGCGGCGCGCACATGGTCTTCAACCCCAATGCCACCAAGCCCGGCCTCTCCAACCGGCTCTGGGAGGTCGAGGGCCCCTGCGCCGCGGTCGCCAACGGCTACTTCGTCCTCCAGCCGAACCGGGTCGGCCTCGAGGACAACGAGTACGGCGACGAGGCGGTCAACTTCTACGGCACCAGCCAGGTGATCGACCCGCGCGGCAACTTCGTCGGCGACCTCGGCAGCAGCGAGAAGGAGGAGCTGCTGGTGCGCGACCTGGACCTCGACATGGTCCAGCAGATGCGCGACGACTGGCAGTTCTACCGCGATCGCCGGCCCGACTCGTACGGACGGATCGCCCAGCCATGA
- the hydA gene encoding dihydropyrimidinase, which translates to MSTLLVKGGTVVNATGTVEADVLVDGERIVALLAPGDQSLGPVTADTVIDATGKYVIPGGIDAHTHMQLPFGGTFASDTFETGTTAAAWGGTTSIIDFAVQKYGERVEDGLAHWHELAGGNCAVDYGFHQIIGGVDEESLKAMENLVDEGITSYKLFMAYPGVFYSDDAQILRAMQKARELGLLTMMHAENGPAIDVLAAQLAESGRTAPYYHGIARAWQMEEEATHRAIMLSDLTEAPLYIVHMSAKQAVEQVAWARDKGKNVFGETCPQYLYLSLEKQLGARSDEWGDFEGAKWVCSTPLRSEEEGHLDAMWQGLRTNDLQMVSTDHCPFCMKDQKTLGKDDFRAIPNGIGSIEHRVDLLYQGVVDGRISLSRWVELISTTPARMFGLYGRKGVIQPGADADIVVYDPNGHTSIGIGEGRTHHMNMDHSAWEGFEIDGHVDVTISRGTVLVADGEFKGTKGHGQFLKRDLTQYLV; encoded by the coding sequence ATGAGCACCCTCCTGGTCAAGGGCGGCACGGTCGTGAACGCGACCGGCACGGTCGAGGCGGACGTGCTCGTCGACGGCGAGCGGATCGTGGCGCTGCTGGCGCCGGGCGACCAGTCCCTCGGACCGGTCACCGCCGACACCGTCATCGACGCCACCGGGAAGTACGTCATCCCGGGCGGCATCGACGCGCACACGCACATGCAGCTGCCCTTCGGCGGCACCTTCGCCAGCGACACCTTCGAGACCGGTACGACGGCGGCCGCGTGGGGCGGCACGACGTCGATCATCGACTTCGCGGTCCAGAAGTACGGCGAGCGGGTCGAGGACGGGCTCGCCCACTGGCACGAGCTCGCCGGTGGCAACTGCGCGGTCGACTACGGCTTCCACCAGATCATCGGCGGGGTCGACGAGGAGTCGCTGAAGGCGATGGAGAACCTCGTCGACGAGGGCATCACGTCGTACAAGCTCTTCATGGCGTACCCCGGCGTCTTCTACAGCGACGACGCGCAGATCCTCCGCGCCATGCAGAAGGCCCGTGAGTTGGGGCTCCTGACGATGATGCACGCCGAGAACGGCCCGGCGATCGACGTCCTCGCGGCCCAACTGGCGGAGTCGGGGAGGACGGCGCCGTACTACCACGGCATCGCTCGCGCGTGGCAGATGGAGGAGGAGGCGACCCACCGGGCGATCATGCTGAGCGACCTGACGGAGGCGCCGCTCTACATCGTGCACATGAGCGCGAAGCAGGCCGTCGAGCAGGTGGCGTGGGCGCGCGACAAGGGCAAGAACGTCTTCGGCGAGACCTGCCCGCAGTACCTCTACCTCTCCCTGGAGAAGCAGCTCGGCGCGCGCAGCGACGAGTGGGGCGACTTCGAGGGCGCCAAGTGGGTCTGCTCGACGCCGCTGCGCTCGGAGGAGGAGGGCCACCTCGACGCGATGTGGCAGGGCCTGCGCACCAACGACCTGCAGATGGTGTCGACGGACCACTGCCCCTTCTGCATGAAGGACCAGAAGACGCTCGGCAAGGACGACTTCCGCGCGATCCCCAACGGCATCGGCTCGATCGAGCACCGCGTCGACCTGCTCTACCAGGGCGTCGTCGACGGCCGGATCTCCCTGTCCCGCTGGGTCGAGCTGATCTCGACCACGCCGGCGCGGATGTTCGGCCTCTACGGGCGCAAGGGCGTGATCCAGCCGGGCGCCGACGCCGACATCGTCGTCTACGACCCGAACGGGCACACCTCGATCGGCATCGGTGAGGGCCGCACCCACCACATGAACATGGACCACTCCGCGTGGGAGGGCTTCGAGATCGACGGCCACGTCGACGTGACCATCTCGCGCGGCACGGTGCTGGTCGCCGACGGCGAGTTCAAGGGCACCAAGGGCCACGGCCAGTTCCTCAAGCGCGACCTCACGCAGTACCTCGTCTGA